The following proteins are co-located in the Gordonia polyisoprenivorans genome:
- the glyA gene encoding serine hydroxymethyltransferase: MTENASSAQSVNSTSVNAMSLVDVDPDVAAAMNGELSRQRDTLEMIASENFVPRAVLQAQGSVLTNKYAEGYPGRRYYGGCEYVDVVEDIARDRAKALFGADFANVQPHSGAQANAAVLMALMNPGETMLGLDLAHGGHLTHGMRLNFSGKLYENAFYGVSKEDFRIDMDEVRKIALDTRPKVIVAGWSAYPRTLDFDAFRSIADEVGAYLWTDMAHFAGLVAAGLHPNPVPASDVVSSTVHKTLGGPRSGIILAKQEWAKKLNSAVFPGQQGGPLMHVIAGKAVALKIAGTEEFAERQRRTLSGAKILADRLTGADVAKAGVSVLTGGTDVHLVLVDLRNSPLDGQQAEDLLHEVGITVNRNAVPFDPRPPMVTSGLRIGTPALATRGFGDEQFTEVADIIATALAAGTGADTSALRARVSRLALDFPLYDGLESWGLMSRI; this comes from the coding sequence ATGACCGAGAACGCCTCGTCCGCACAGTCCGTGAACTCGACGTCGGTGAACGCGATGTCGCTGGTCGACGTCGACCCCGACGTCGCCGCCGCGATGAACGGTGAGCTGAGCCGGCAGCGCGACACCCTCGAGATGATCGCGTCGGAGAACTTCGTCCCGCGCGCGGTTCTGCAGGCGCAGGGCAGCGTCCTGACGAACAAGTACGCCGAGGGATATCCGGGTCGGCGCTACTACGGCGGCTGCGAGTACGTCGACGTCGTCGAGGACATCGCGCGTGACCGGGCCAAGGCGCTCTTCGGCGCCGACTTCGCCAATGTGCAGCCACATTCGGGCGCGCAGGCCAACGCCGCGGTGCTGATGGCGTTGATGAACCCGGGTGAGACGATGCTCGGTCTCGACCTCGCACACGGCGGGCACCTGACCCACGGGATGCGACTGAACTTCTCCGGCAAGCTCTACGAGAACGCCTTCTACGGCGTGAGCAAAGAGGACTTCCGCATCGACATGGACGAGGTGCGCAAGATCGCCCTCGACACCCGCCCGAAGGTGATCGTCGCCGGGTGGTCGGCTTATCCCCGCACCCTCGACTTCGATGCATTCCGCTCGATCGCCGACGAGGTCGGCGCCTACCTGTGGACCGACATGGCCCACTTCGCCGGTCTGGTGGCCGCCGGGCTGCACCCCAACCCGGTACCCGCCTCCGACGTCGTGTCCTCGACGGTCCACAAGACCCTCGGCGGACCGCGCTCGGGCATCATCCTCGCCAAGCAGGAATGGGCCAAGAAGCTCAACTCGGCGGTGTTCCCCGGTCAGCAGGGTGGTCCGCTCATGCACGTCATCGCCGGTAAGGCCGTCGCATTGAAGATCGCCGGCACCGAAGAGTTCGCCGAGCGGCAGCGTCGCACCCTGTCCGGCGCGAAGATCCTCGCCGACCGGCTCACCGGCGCCGACGTCGCCAAGGCCGGTGTCTCGGTGCTCACCGGCGGCACCGACGTGCACCTGGTGCTCGTCGACCTGCGCAACAGCCCGCTCGATGGACAGCAGGCCGAGGATCTGCTGCACGAGGTCGGCATCACCGTGAACCGCAACGCGGTGCCCTTCGATCCGCGCCCGCCGATGGTGACCTCCGGACTGCGGATCGGAACCCCCGCGCTGGCCACCCGCGGGTTCGGTGACGAGCAGTTCACCGAGGTCGCCGACATCATCGCGACCGCGCTGGCCGCCGGGACCGGCGCCGACACCTCGGCGTTGCGGGCACGCGTGTCGCGTCTCGCGCTGGATTTCCCCCTCTACGACGGTCTCGAGTCGTGGGGGCTGATGAGCCGCATCTGA
- a CDS encoding acyl-ACP desaturase, producing the protein MNALTEDDLIIALEKALPEIAEDHAAAATPWNPHDWVPWDDGRNFAFLGGDDWDPSQATLSDEARAGTLALLLTKDNLPSYHRVLAKHFPAFSDWRQLVGVWTAEDNRHAIVLRDYLVVRRAIDPVDAEERRREHVTKGYRQRPELVRDLGPLDVLALMAVHEYQCVHYVKRLATAVTDDVYQTILTKIVGDDELQARTFTNFLGAGLVADQDATVIAVDEALARLTTEPIGFDIDDFDAERALIADYEGGETHTAIAAAIADGLKLESLQELGDDAQAARQRIQALAGR; encoded by the coding sequence ATGAACGCACTCACCGAAGACGACCTGATCATTGCGCTCGAGAAGGCGCTTCCGGAGATCGCCGAGGATCACGCCGCGGCGGCCACGCCCTGGAACCCGCACGACTGGGTGCCGTGGGACGACGGCCGCAACTTCGCATTCCTCGGTGGCGACGACTGGGATCCGTCTCAGGCGACGCTGTCCGACGAGGCGCGCGCCGGCACCCTCGCGCTGCTGCTGACGAAGGACAACCTGCCGTCCTATCACCGGGTGCTCGCCAAGCACTTCCCGGCGTTCTCCGACTGGCGTCAGCTCGTCGGGGTGTGGACCGCCGAGGACAACCGGCACGCCATCGTGTTGCGTGACTACCTCGTGGTGCGGCGCGCGATCGACCCGGTGGATGCCGAGGAGCGTCGTCGCGAGCACGTCACCAAGGGGTACCGCCAGCGTCCCGAGCTCGTTCGGGATCTCGGCCCGCTCGATGTCCTGGCATTGATGGCGGTGCACGAGTACCAGTGCGTGCACTACGTCAAGCGTCTGGCGACCGCGGTGACCGATGACGTCTACCAGACGATCCTCACCAAGATCGTCGGTGACGACGAACTGCAGGCCCGGACCTTCACCAACTTCCTCGGTGCCGGACTCGTCGCCGATCAGGACGCCACCGTGATCGCCGTCGACGAGGCACTGGCCCGACTGACCACCGAGCCCATCGGATTCGACATTGACGACTTCGACGCGGAGCGCGCGCTGATCGCCGACTACGAGGGCGGCGAGACGCACACGGCGATCGCTGCCGCCATCGCCGACGGCCTCAAGCTCGAGAGCTTGCAGGAACTCGGCGACGACGCCCAGGCCGCACGGCAGCGCATCCAGGCGCTCGCCGGCCGATAG